Proteins encoded within one genomic window of Edaphobacter lichenicola:
- a CDS encoding glycosyltransferase family 2 protein, whose product MQPEALQTPVALFVFKRPETTRQVFEAIAQVRPIKLLLVADGPRNDRHGEAEACLKVRDIVAQVDWPCEVYTNFADGNLGCQERVISGLDWVFSLVEEAIILEDDCLPDLSFFPFCQELLERYRGDDRVASITGTNLVEKYLNTDSSYYFSQLGGIWGWASWRSEWQRYDRYLKDWPKLKQEKMLSEIFGDSKAVAYWTEIFDAMHNRTGPNTWDYQWLYTRLKNNSLNIIPRTNLISNIGFGMDATHTAEIDSRLIQPRRAIEFPLRHPSSFVPSRSTDRYLQGLFTTSLVHRISRRLRQISDKCFKD is encoded by the coding sequence ATGCAACCCGAAGCACTGCAAACTCCTGTGGCGTTGTTTGTGTTTAAGCGGCCCGAGACCACACGCCAGGTGTTCGAGGCTATCGCACAGGTCCGACCAATAAAATTGCTGCTAGTAGCAGATGGCCCTAGAAACGATCGCCACGGCGAAGCAGAAGCCTGTCTCAAAGTGCGCGACATCGTTGCACAGGTCGATTGGCCATGCGAGGTCTACACAAACTTCGCTGACGGAAACCTTGGCTGCCAGGAAAGGGTTATAAGTGGCTTGGACTGGGTCTTCTCGCTGGTGGAAGAGGCAATAATCCTGGAGGACGACTGCCTTCCCGACCTGTCTTTTTTCCCGTTCTGTCAGGAGTTGCTTGAGCGATATCGCGGAGATGACCGAGTCGCCTCCATCACTGGCACGAATCTGGTGGAGAAATACCTCAACACGGATTCCAGCTACTACTTCTCCCAACTGGGCGGCATCTGGGGGTGGGCAAGTTGGAGATCGGAGTGGCAGCGATATGATCGCTATCTCAAAGATTGGCCGAAGCTGAAACAGGAGAAGATGCTCTCTGAAATCTTTGGAGACTCGAAAGCGGTCGCCTATTGGACAGAGATCTTCGATGCGATGCACAACCGCACAGGACCAAATACCTGGGATTATCAATGGCTCTACACGCGATTGAAGAACAATTCGCTCAATATCATCCCGCGAACCAATCTGATATCGAACATAGGTTTCGGGATGGATGCAACGCACACAGCGGAGATAGACTCACGCCTTATTCAACCCCGAAGAGCCATCGAGTTTCCTCTCCGCCATCCATCCAGTTTCGTTCCATCACGTAGTACCGATCGGTACCTTCAAGGTCTGTTTACAACGTCGCTGGTCCATCGTATCTCGCGAAGGCTCC
- a CDS encoding YkgB family protein, whose product MDKLTKFLSKAAPFQGDLDYHLIRVSMVIIYFFFGYQKWFDYEMQGLVPFFTHGPLIFWMYSVFGMKGSTYLLGVSEWLFGALILAGFWNKKLGALGALGSVMTFITTITIIPFMPDGWAQSAGGFPAMVGNVAFLMKDVVLLAVSFYLLKHDVVRASVATDSVLSGGSAVCGISSNHGRSDRVQPIEDYGVIGERVRSRR is encoded by the coding sequence ATGGACAAGCTTACTAAGTTTCTATCAAAGGCAGCGCCGTTTCAGGGAGACCTGGACTATCACCTGATTCGGGTTTCGATGGTGATCATCTACTTCTTCTTTGGGTATCAGAAGTGGTTTGACTACGAGATGCAAGGTCTCGTTCCGTTCTTCACACATGGGCCTTTGATCTTCTGGATGTACTCGGTCTTCGGGATGAAGGGCTCGACGTATCTTCTGGGTGTCTCCGAGTGGTTGTTCGGCGCGTTGATCCTGGCGGGCTTCTGGAACAAGAAGCTGGGAGCACTGGGAGCACTGGGCTCGGTGATGACGTTTATCACGACAATCACGATCATCCCGTTTATGCCAGATGGCTGGGCTCAGTCGGCGGGCGGATTTCCTGCGATGGTGGGGAACGTCGCCTTCCTGATGAAAGACGTCGTGCTGCTGGCGGTATCGTTCTATCTGCTGAAGCACGATGTTGTGAGAGCGTCGGTAGCTACTGACAGCGTGTTGAGCGGGGGCAGCGCCGTTTGCGGCATCTCATCCAATCATGGGAGAAGCGACCGGGTCCAACCGATAGAAGATTACGGCGTCATCGGGGAACGCGTTCGATCGCGCAGGTAA
- a CDS encoding carboxymuconolactone decarboxylase family protein has translation MSRIAPVVSSNVSPKVATTLNQVKASLGMVPNLFATLAHSSVALDGFLSLSKALSHGRLSARQREILSLTVAQENECRYCLAAHTALAKSAGVSEAEALKARTADSEDPFERALASFAKSIVRQRGHVSDKDIERARKAGIDDGLMMEVVANVVVNTFTNYANELADTEIDFPVVEVKL, from the coding sequence ATGTCCCGTATTGCCCCTGTTGTTTCGTCGAATGTTAGTCCTAAGGTTGCCACCACCCTCAATCAGGTGAAGGCGAGCCTGGGTATGGTCCCGAACCTCTTTGCCACGCTTGCACATTCGTCCGTGGCTCTCGATGGATTTCTGTCGCTGTCGAAGGCGCTGTCGCATGGCCGCCTTTCCGCCCGTCAGCGCGAGATTCTGTCGCTAACCGTGGCGCAGGAGAACGAGTGCCGGTACTGCCTCGCGGCGCATACCGCGTTGGCGAAGTCTGCCGGTGTGAGCGAGGCGGAGGCGCTGAAGGCGCGTACAGCAGACAGCGAGGATCCATTTGAGCGCGCGCTGGCCTCGTTTGCGAAGAGCATCGTTCGTCAACGTGGTCATGTTTCGGACAAGGATATTGAGCGCGCGCGAAAGGCTGGAATTGATGACGGCCTGATGATGGAGGTCGTTGCCAATGTCGTTGTGAATACGTTCACCAACTATGCCAATGAACTTGCCGATACCGAGATCGACTTTCCTGTAGTTGAGGTGAAGCTGTGA
- a CDS encoding AraC family transcriptional regulator, translating to MDRLAPFFEQFTLSARMFYSGAFCGISPNLDEQAGYLHVLKEGRLTIAHPNARPIVVDTPSIVFLPRPHEHRLHASEEERTELICATVEFGTGMLNPLTASFPEPFVVPLDALPELAPTLELLFSESSSDYPGRQTALDRLFEYVLVLLFRSAMNAHLVDSGVLLGLSDDRLSKAIGAMHKQPEISWSLEQLAQISGMSRARFAAHFRKVVGITPFDYLTNWRLGVAQTMLRKGSSLKLIATAVGYTNATALTRVFTRRLGMSPSDWLTRSKPGTVKNQS from the coding sequence ATGGATCGACTCGCCCCATTCTTCGAGCAGTTCACCCTCTCCGCCCGGATGTTCTACTCCGGAGCCTTCTGCGGTATCTCCCCGAACCTCGACGAACAGGCCGGCTATCTTCATGTGCTCAAAGAGGGAAGACTGACGATCGCTCACCCCAATGCTCGGCCGATCGTCGTCGATACCCCGAGCATCGTCTTCCTCCCACGCCCTCACGAGCATCGCCTTCACGCCTCAGAGGAGGAGCGCACCGAACTCATCTGCGCAACCGTCGAGTTTGGCACCGGCATGTTGAACCCCCTCACTGCCTCCTTCCCCGAGCCATTCGTCGTCCCTCTCGACGCCCTGCCCGAACTCGCCCCCACCCTCGAGCTCCTCTTCTCCGAGTCCTCCTCCGACTACCCCGGTCGCCAGACCGCCCTCGATCGCCTCTTCGAATACGTCCTCGTGCTCCTCTTCCGCTCAGCCATGAACGCACACCTCGTTGATAGCGGCGTATTGCTTGGGCTCAGCGATGATCGTCTCAGCAAGGCCATCGGGGCCATGCACAAGCAGCCTGAAATCTCCTGGTCGCTGGAACAGTTGGCGCAAATCTCAGGGATGTCACGGGCCCGCTTCGCCGCCCATTTCCGCAAGGTCGTCGGCATCACGCCGTTCGATTACCTGACGAACTGGCGCCTGGGAGTCGCCCAAACCATGTTGCGCAAGGGCAGTTCGCTCAAACTCATCGCAACCGCCGTCGGGTACACCAATGCCACCGCTCTCACCCGGGTCTTCACCCGGCGCCTCGGAATGTCTCCCTCCGACTGGCTGACTCGCAGCAAGCCTGGCACTGTCAAGAATCAAAGCTGA
- a CDS encoding flippase: MGDSVLLSNTPMVQRDLDLKQSVLGARIARESDKIGPGLRKIMGNMGWLMVDRIVRMGTGLFVGVWVARYLGPAQFGSLNFALAFVALFATITTLGLDGIVIRELLHHPEDAHEILGTSLALRSVGSLVAVCGSIGSLRLIQPNDRQALLLVSIISLTLIFQAFDTIDYLFQSQVQSKITVWAKNAAFLIFAVVRVSLIYVKAPLWTFAAANAGEFALGAIGLVLGYRFSGGRMISWKSSKKRAIQLLQQSWPALFSGMAIMIYMRLDMVMLKMMKGDLAVGLYSAATKISEIWYFIPAAIVSSVSPAIMRAKDDHELFYGRLRKLFSLMTMLACVIGSLVALASHAIVRILYSNSYSGAAPVLAVHIWASVFVFLGLAQAPWDITKNLLKLSLYRSIAGAVINVAFNVVLIPRYAALGAAIATVVSYAISAVFANALSRETRPIFFMQMRSFLPAKIWNFSD; this comes from the coding sequence ATGGGAGATTCGGTTCTCCTCTCCAATACGCCAATGGTTCAAAGGGATCTCGACTTGAAGCAGTCAGTACTTGGCGCCCGCATAGCAAGAGAGTCAGACAAAATTGGACCCGGACTCCGCAAGATCATGGGGAACATGGGCTGGTTGATGGTCGACCGGATCGTCCGAATGGGAACAGGGCTTTTCGTCGGGGTGTGGGTCGCACGATATCTCGGCCCTGCGCAGTTTGGCAGTTTGAACTTTGCCCTCGCGTTCGTCGCTTTGTTTGCGACGATCACCACGCTCGGCCTCGACGGCATCGTGATCCGCGAACTTCTGCATCATCCCGAGGACGCCCACGAGATTCTGGGCACGTCCCTTGCGCTGCGAAGCGTTGGCAGTCTGGTAGCAGTATGCGGGTCAATCGGTAGTCTTAGGCTGATCCAGCCTAACGACAGGCAAGCTCTGCTGCTGGTGAGCATCATCTCGCTGACGTTGATCTTCCAGGCGTTCGATACGATCGACTATCTCTTCCAATCGCAGGTGCAATCCAAGATCACGGTCTGGGCGAAGAACGCGGCTTTTCTGATCTTCGCTGTGGTACGAGTGTCGCTGATCTATGTCAAAGCGCCTCTATGGACATTTGCAGCGGCAAACGCTGGTGAGTTTGCGCTGGGCGCGATCGGGCTCGTGCTCGGCTATCGCTTCTCAGGTGGCAGAATGATCTCCTGGAAGAGCAGCAAGAAAAGGGCAATACAGTTGCTTCAACAGAGTTGGCCCGCGCTGTTTTCTGGGATGGCGATCATGATCTATATGCGGCTGGACATGGTCATGCTCAAGATGATGAAGGGAGATCTGGCGGTCGGTCTGTACTCGGCAGCTACGAAAATATCGGAGATCTGGTACTTTATTCCAGCTGCCATCGTCTCTTCCGTTTCTCCTGCGATTATGCGGGCAAAGGACGATCACGAACTCTTTTATGGAAGGCTGCGCAAACTATTCTCGTTGATGACGATGCTAGCCTGCGTCATCGGTTCGCTGGTGGCGCTGGCCTCCCACGCAATCGTTCGCATCCTGTACTCGAATAGTTACAGCGGAGCGGCGCCAGTGCTCGCAGTTCACATCTGGGCGTCTGTTTTTGTTTTTCTGGGCCTCGCGCAGGCTCCCTGGGACATTACCAAGAACCTGTTGAAATTGTCCCTCTACCGATCGATTGCAGGGGCGGTTATCAATGTTGCCTTCAACGTCGTTCTGATTCCTAGATATGCAGCGTTGGGGGCTGCCATCGCCACGGTGGTCTCCTATGCAATTTCGGCAGTATTTGCGAATGCACTGAGCCGCGAGACTCGGCCAATATTCTTTATGCAAATGCGATCGTTTTTGCCGGCAAAGATCTGGAACTTTTCAGATTGA
- a CDS encoding FkbM family methyltransferase, whose translation MKTYAKKSYSQEGEDMILERFLEQKQSGFYVDVGAHHPKRYSNTYNLYRRGWRGLNIDANPGSMTLFKQIRPKDINVEAAVSSAAQELTYYIFNEPALNTFKEDLAMDRVGGIYSIIKKVNITTRPLWQLLDQYVPPDTKIDLLTVDVEGLDFDVLLSNDWRRYSPEFILVECFGSTTFEEISSDAAGHLLLSQNYSIVAKTMNTVLFRLLPPSQVDSSARKAKTSDPEALRDAGFSAQKQSLAS comes from the coding sequence TTGAAAACTTACGCCAAAAAATCCTACTCTCAAGAGGGCGAGGACATGATCCTGGAGCGATTTCTTGAGCAAAAGCAATCTGGTTTTTATGTCGATGTCGGAGCACACCACCCCAAACGATACTCAAACACCTATAACCTGTATCGCAGGGGGTGGCGTGGGCTCAACATAGATGCCAATCCAGGTAGCATGACCTTGTTCAAGCAGATCCGCCCGAAGGACATCAACGTGGAAGCTGCAGTGTCCTCTGCCGCCCAGGAACTGACTTACTACATTTTCAATGAGCCCGCGCTGAATACCTTCAAAGAAGATCTCGCAATGGACCGTGTCGGTGGGATCTATTCCATCATCAAGAAGGTCAACATAACGACCAGACCATTGTGGCAGTTGCTCGATCAGTATGTTCCTCCAGATACCAAGATTGATCTGTTGACTGTCGATGTTGAGGGTTTGGACTTTGATGTACTTCTATCGAACGATTGGCGCCGATACTCGCCAGAGTTCATTCTGGTAGAGTGTTTCGGTTCCACAACTTTCGAAGAGATCAGCTCTGACGCCGCGGGGCATCTGCTGTTAAGCCAGAACTACTCGATCGTCGCAAAGACGATGAACACCGTGCTGTTTCGATTGTTGCCGCCCTCTCAAGTTGACTCGAGCGCACGGAAGGCAAAAACATCCGATCCTGAAGCTCTTAGAGATGCAGGGTTCTCTGCACAAAAACAGTCTCTAGCCTCTTGA